From a single Bacilli bacterium genomic region:
- a CDS encoding pyridoxal phosphate-dependent aminotransferase, whose translation MNETNRPWGAFEMKSADRLQRLPKQFFANLVKRAQAEIAEGHDVINLGQGNPDLPTPDHIVQALREAAGNPLYHRYPPFDGYLFLKQAVAKRYQEDYGVKLDPEREIAVLFGAKTGLVEISQCLLNNGDVCLVPDPGYPDYWSGIALAGARMVTMPLSAGNGFLPDFSAIPEKEANTAKLMFINYPNNPTAATATPSFYAETVRFAEKHHIVVASDFAYGALGFDGVKPPSFLQTPCAKEVGVEFYTLSKTFNMAGWRVGFAVGNAQIVGMLNLLQDHYYCSLFGGIQEAAAAALNGPQDCVRELCAVYEKRRDALFAALRDIGWPAQPSAGSFFAWLPVPRPYTSSEFAELLISQAKVVVAPGSGFGANGEGYVRLGLLTTEERLREAIERIGKLGVF comes from the coding sequence ATGAATGAAACAAATCGGCCGTGGGGCGCATTTGAGATGAAGAGCGCCGACAGGCTGCAACGGTTGCCCAAACAATTTTTTGCCAATCTCGTCAAACGCGCCCAAGCGGAAATCGCTGAGGGACATGATGTCATCAATCTCGGCCAGGGTAATCCGGATTTGCCGACCCCCGACCATATTGTACAAGCACTGCGGGAAGCGGCGGGAAATCCGCTTTATCACCGCTATCCGCCGTTTGACGGCTACCTTTTTCTGAAACAAGCGGTTGCCAAACGCTATCAAGAGGATTACGGCGTTAAACTGGACCCCGAACGGGAAATCGCCGTATTATTCGGCGCCAAAACCGGACTGGTGGAAATCAGCCAATGCTTGTTGAATAACGGCGATGTTTGTTTGGTCCCGGATCCGGGTTATCCCGACTATTGGTCGGGCATTGCGCTTGCGGGCGCGCGGATGGTGACGATGCCGCTTTCCGCGGGCAACGGTTTTTTGCCCGATTTTTCCGCTATTCCGGAAAAAGAAGCGAATACCGCCAAGCTCATGTTCATCAATTATCCGAACAATCCGACTGCCGCGACGGCAACACCGTCATTTTATGCGGAAACGGTCCGCTTTGCGGAAAAGCACCACATCGTTGTAGCCAGCGATTTTGCCTATGGGGCGCTTGGCTTTGACGGAGTCAAACCGCCCAGCTTTTTGCAAACGCCTTGCGCCAAAGAAGTCGGCGTTGAATTTTATACGCTTTCGAAAACTTTCAATATGGCGGGATGGCGGGTTGGATTCGCCGTGGGCAACGCGCAAATCGTCGGCATGCTCAACCTTTTGCAGGACCACTACTATTGCAGTCTGTTCGGCGGGATACAGGAAGCGGCGGCGGCAGCTTTGAACGGACCGCAGGATTGCGTGCGCGAGCTGTGCGCCGTTTATGAAAAACGCCGCGACGCGTTGTTTGCGGCTTTGCGCGACATCGGCTGGCCTGCGCAGCCGTCGGCCGGATCGTTTTTTGCCTGGCTGCCTGTTCCGCGCCCCTACACATCTTCGGAGTTCGCCGAACTGTTGATTTCGCAGGCAAAAGTAGTGGTCGCGCCGGGCAGCGGCTTTGGCGCGAATGGCGAAGGCTATGTTCGCCTCGGCCTCTTGACGACGGAAGAAAGGCTGCGCGAGGCAATCGAGCGGATCGGCAAACTCGGAGTGTTTTGA
- the proC gene encoding pyrroline-5-carboxylate reductase, whose amino-acid sequence MSIALSAKQICFLGAGSIAEAMVRGLLQGGKTAPERITLINRGTDRLTLLQERYGVAAALTDEQKRQALGASDVIVLAVKPKDAAAALAAYKGLWSARHLLISVVAGLAIPVIEQLTLTGAQIVRAMPNTSSTIGLGATGVAFSPAVSEANKEIALALFESVGVSAVVEEPLLDIVTGVSGSGPAYVYLLMEAMIRAGVEAGLAAETARGLTIQTVLGAAKMVASTGEQPAALRAKVTSPGGTTQAALEVMNRHEMPETIVKAIHRAAERAQELGDEIKKHALQS is encoded by the coding sequence ATGTCAATTGCTCTTTCCGCCAAACAAATTTGCTTTCTCGGGGCCGGTTCGATTGCCGAGGCGATGGTGCGCGGCCTTTTGCAAGGAGGCAAAACCGCGCCGGAGCGAATCACGCTGATCAACCGCGGCACGGACCGCCTTACGCTCCTGCAGGAACGCTACGGCGTGGCGGCGGCCTTGACGGATGAACAAAAGCGGCAAGCGCTGGGCGCATCCGACGTCATCGTTTTGGCCGTCAAACCGAAAGACGCCGCGGCGGCGCTGGCCGCCTATAAAGGACTTTGGTCCGCCAGGCATCTGCTCATATCCGTCGTGGCGGGCCTCGCAATTCCGGTCATCGAGCAATTGACCTTGACCGGCGCGCAAATCGTTCGGGCGATGCCCAACACCTCCAGCACCATCGGGCTCGGCGCAACGGGGGTCGCTTTTTCGCCGGCGGTTTCGGAAGCGAACAAAGAGATCGCGTTAGCCTTGTTTGAATCTGTCGGCGTCTCGGCGGTTGTGGAAGAGCCTCTGTTGGATATCGTGACCGGAGTCTCCGGCAGCGGCCCCGCATATGTTTACCTTCTGATGGAAGCGATGATTCGCGCCGGCGTAGAAGCGGGGCTGGCCGCGGAAACCGCCCGCGGATTAACAATCCAAACGGTGCTCGGCGCGGCAAAAATGGTTGCATCAACGGGCGAGCAGCCGGCGGCGTTGCGCGCGAAAGTAACATCCCCCGGCGGCACGACGCAAGCCGCTTTGGAAGTGATGAATCGGCACGAAATGCCGGAGACGATCGTGAAGGCAATTCATCGCGCGGCGGAACGCGCGCAGGAGTTGGGCGACGAAATCAAAAAACACGCCTTGCAATCATAA
- the fabV gene encoding enoyl-ACP reductase FabV, with the protein MIIQPKIRGFICTTAHPTGCAEHVREQIAYVQGKKPIAGAKKALVIGASTGYGLASRIAAAFGCGADTIGVFFERPASGDRTATAGWYNTVAFTEAAAAKGLYAGNINGDAFSDEIKAQTIRLIKEKFGKVDLVVYSLASPRRTHPRTGETFASVIKPIGKSFTSKTVNTGTGVVSEVTVEPATDDEIRQTVAIMGGEDWEMWLDALSAAEVLAEGVTTVAYSYIGPEVTHAIYREGTIGRAKDHLENTAQVLREKLKPLGGRAYVSVNKAVVTQSSSAIPVVPLYIALLFKVMKNKGLHEGCIEQMYRLFADRLYTQTGTPTDGKGLIRIDDWEMTSEVQQEVAKLWGEVTTDNLDKLSDYAGYKADFLKLFGFGLDHVDYSADVSPELPLALANEQVG; encoded by the coding sequence ATGATTATTCAACCTAAAATCAGGGGATTTATTTGTACGACTGCCCATCCGACCGGCTGCGCAGAGCATGTGCGGGAACAAATCGCATACGTGCAAGGGAAAAAGCCAATTGCCGGAGCAAAAAAAGCGCTCGTTATCGGCGCGTCGACAGGTTACGGATTGGCATCGCGGATTGCCGCCGCGTTCGGCTGCGGCGCGGATACGATCGGCGTGTTTTTTGAACGGCCCGCTTCCGGGGACAGAACCGCAACCGCGGGCTGGTACAACACAGTTGCTTTTACGGAAGCTGCCGCTGCGAAGGGGCTGTATGCCGGCAATATTAACGGAGACGCCTTTTCCGATGAGATCAAAGCGCAAACGATTCGTTTGATTAAAGAGAAATTCGGCAAAGTCGATCTGGTCGTATACAGTTTGGCGTCGCCGCGCAGGACGCATCCGCGAACCGGCGAGACATTTGCGTCGGTCATTAAGCCGATCGGCAAATCTTTCACCAGCAAAACGGTCAATACCGGGACCGGTGTCGTATCCGAAGTTACGGTAGAACCGGCGACCGACGATGAAATTCGCCAGACAGTCGCCATTATGGGCGGCGAAGATTGGGAAATGTGGCTGGACGCTTTAAGCGCCGCCGAAGTGTTGGCTGAAGGCGTTACCACCGTTGCTTATTCGTATATTGGCCCGGAAGTGACGCACGCGATTTATCGCGAAGGCACGATCGGGCGGGCGAAGGACCACCTGGAAAATACCGCGCAAGTTTTGCGCGAAAAGCTGAAACCATTGGGCGGCAGGGCATACGTGTCGGTCAACAAAGCGGTTGTAACGCAATCCAGTTCGGCTATTCCTGTTGTGCCTTTGTACATAGCCCTTTTATTTAAAGTCATGAAAAATAAAGGATTGCACGAAGGCTGCATCGAGCAGATGTATCGGCTGTTTGCCGATCGTCTCTACACGCAGACAGGCACGCCGACCGACGGGAAAGGACTTATCCGCATCGACGATTGGGAAATGACGAGCGAAGTGCAGCAGGAAGTCGCCAAACTGTGGGGAGAAGTAACCACCGATAATCTGGACAAGTTGTCCGATTATGCCGGTTACAAAGCCGATTTTCTGAAATTGTTCGGCTTTGGGTTGGATCATGTCGACTATTCCGCCGACGTGAGCCCCGAACTTCCACTCGCCCTGGCAAACGAGCAAGTCGGCTGA
- a CDS encoding DUF6220 domain-containing protein, with translation MEKRLSPGIKTVRIIFCVLAILFGICVLIQVFLAGLAIFYGPDNWSRHTSFIHLFEYLPILMFILSFFGRIKGAARWLSFGLILLIMVQYATVKGLPEVGYLAALHPVVALLIFWAAIVVIRRSLRLF, from the coding sequence ATGGAAAAGCGACTTTCGCCGGGAATTAAGACCGTTCGGATAATCTTTTGTGTTTTGGCAATCTTGTTTGGCATTTGCGTCTTGATTCAGGTTTTTCTGGCAGGGCTCGCGATCTTCTACGGGCCGGATAATTGGTCCAGACATACATCATTTATCCATCTGTTCGAGTACTTGCCGATTCTAATGTTTATCCTTAGCTTTTTTGGGCGTATCAAAGGGGCGGCGCGTTGGCTAAGTTTTGGTCTGATCCTGTTAATCATGGTGCAATATGCAACGGTCAAGGGCTTGCCCGAAGTAGGATACTTGGCGGCACTGCACCCTGTCGTCGCTTTGCTGATATTTTGGGCGGCAATTGTGGTGATTCGGCGATCTTTACGGTTATTCTAG
- a CDS encoding PhzF family phenazine biosynthesis protein: protein MSIPFYQVDAFTDQPFAGNPAGVCLLPGPKGDAWMQNVAAEMNLPETAFLLKQEDGYSLRWFAPQSEVPLCGHATLASAYVLWATGQLAASVEARFHTKSGLLTAVKNGDWIELNFPAEKATPCVAPVFLPEALGCDFVYVGRNRMDYLVEVASEEELKSLAPDMNLLMKVDTRGVIVTCRAKTKPYDFMSRFFCPLLGVPEDPVTGSSHCCLAPYWQQKLGKDEFAAFQASPRGGVLRVRVESGGRVAISGQAVVVLKAELFS, encoded by the coding sequence ATGTCGATTCCCTTTTACCAAGTCGATGCGTTCACGGATCAGCCGTTTGCCGGCAATCCCGCGGGAGTTTGTCTATTGCCGGGGCCAAAGGGTGATGCGTGGATGCAAAATGTGGCGGCGGAAATGAATTTGCCGGAAACGGCGTTTCTGCTAAAGCAGGAGGACGGCTATTCCTTGCGTTGGTTCGCCCCGCAAAGCGAAGTTCCGTTGTGCGGCCATGCCACTTTGGCGAGCGCATATGTGTTATGGGCGACCGGACAACTTGCAGCATCCGTTGAAGCGAGGTTTCACACCAAGAGCGGCCTGTTGACCGCGGTGAAAAACGGCGATTGGATCGAGCTCAATTTCCCTGCTGAAAAGGCAACGCCGTGCGTTGCGCCGGTATTTTTGCCGGAAGCGCTGGGCTGCGATTTTGTCTATGTGGGCCGCAACCGCATGGATTATTTGGTGGAAGTGGCGTCGGAAGAAGAGCTAAAATCGCTTGCACCGGATATGAATTTGCTTATGAAAGTCGACACGCGCGGTGTCATCGTAACGTGCCGGGCGAAGACAAAGCCGTACGATTTCATGTCCCGCTTTTTTTGCCCGCTTCTGGGCGTGCCGGAAGATCCGGTCACCGGGTCGTCGCACTGTTGCCTTGCGCCGTATTGGCAACAAAAGTTGGGCAAAGACGAATTTGCCGCCTTCCAGGCTTCGCCCCGCGGCGGTGTACTGCGCGTGCGCGTTGAGTCTGGAGGCAGGGTGGCGATCAGCGGGCAGGCGGTCGTCGTGCTGAAAGCGGAACTTTTTTCTTGA
- a CDS encoding DnaD domain protein: MAFESMADKPVARGMAMAMQEGDFAFPYLLLRAYRTCNLTDTDVLLLLHLLAFYRKEHNDFPALDELLSRMSASQEQVADSLRKLMKDGWIAIEEGTDPQTGIHFERYNLEPLFAKLAAVAANAAGNGGESPEFAEQGKRGKANSAAKTGGAETDIFTIFEQEFARPLSPMECETITTWLDKDRYSKELICFALKEAVFSGKLHFRYIDRILLEWSRNRVTSVEEAREHARKFRGSR, encoded by the coding sequence ATGGCGTTTGAATCGATGGCTGATAAGCCGGTCGCGCGCGGCATGGCGATGGCCATGCAGGAAGGCGACTTTGCGTTTCCGTATCTCTTGCTGCGCGCCTATCGCACCTGCAATCTGACGGATACGGATGTGTTGCTGCTTTTGCATTTGTTGGCGTTTTACCGTAAGGAACACAATGATTTTCCCGCCCTGGACGAACTTTTGTCCCGGATGAGCGCCTCGCAGGAGCAGGTGGCCGATTCGCTGCGGAAGCTTATGAAAGACGGCTGGATTGCCATTGAGGAAGGAACGGACCCGCAAACCGGCATTCATTTTGAGCGGTATAACCTGGAACCGTTGTTTGCCAAACTCGCGGCTGTTGCCGCAAATGCGGCGGGAAACGGCGGCGAATCGCCGGAATTTGCGGAACAGGGCAAGCGCGGCAAGGCGAACAGTGCCGCGAAAACGGGCGGTGCCGAAACGGATATTTTCACAATATTCGAGCAGGAATTTGCGCGGCCGCTATCCCCGATGGAATGCGAGACGATCACCACGTGGCTTGACAAGGACCGTTACTCCAAAGAGCTGATTTGCTTTGCGTTAAAAGAAGCGGTTTTTTCCGGCAAACTGCATTTTCGCTATATCGACCGCATTTTATTGGAGTGGAGCCGCAATCGGGTAACATCGGTGGAGGAAGCGCGCGAACATGCGCGCAAATTCCGCGGTTCGCGCTAG
- a CDS encoding glutamate-5-semialdehyde dehydrogenase, protein MSEVREKAALAKQCTPRLSALTTEQKNHALGLMAEALISREKEIIAANAEDLRRGKETGLSKSLLDRLELNSKRIAAMADGVREIIALPDPIGEVLESTERPNGLSIRKIRVPLGVIGMVYEARPNVTVDAAALCLKTGNSVVLRGGSAALSSNKKIVEILRDALSASAIPPEALQLVEDPNRSSVDEMLKLNGLLDVVIPRGGAALIQNVVNNATVPVIETGAGVCHTYIDETAAPEMAKKIAVNAKVQRPSVCNAMETLLVHRKFAEAHLRELADALLSEHVELRGDEQSRKLVPDMKAATEEDWATEYNDYILSVKTVENLDEALNHIRKYGTMHSECIVTENAANAERFLNEVDAAAVYHNASTRFTDGFEFGFGAEIGISTQKLHARGPMGLPALTSTKYVVSGQGQIRI, encoded by the coding sequence ATGAGTGAAGTAAGGGAAAAAGCCGCATTGGCCAAACAATGCACACCGCGCCTTTCGGCGCTTACGACCGAACAGAAAAACCATGCGCTTGGCCTAATGGCGGAGGCATTAATCTCGCGGGAAAAAGAAATCATCGCCGCCAATGCGGAAGATTTGCGGCGCGGCAAGGAAACCGGCCTATCCAAGTCGCTCCTGGACCGCTTGGAATTGAACAGCAAGCGGATCGCGGCGATGGCGGACGGCGTGCGCGAAATTATCGCACTGCCCGATCCGATCGGCGAAGTGCTGGAAAGCACCGAACGGCCGAATGGTTTAAGCATTCGCAAAATTCGCGTGCCGCTCGGCGTTATCGGGATGGTGTACGAGGCGCGCCCCAACGTAACCGTCGATGCCGCGGCGTTATGCCTGAAAACCGGCAACTCTGTCGTGTTGCGCGGCGGTTCCGCGGCGCTGTCGTCCAACAAAAAAATTGTGGAAATATTGCGGGACGCCCTTTCCGCAAGCGCGATACCGCCGGAAGCTTTGCAACTTGTCGAAGATCCGAACCGTTCATCGGTCGATGAAATGCTGAAATTAAACGGACTTTTGGACGTCGTGATTCCGCGCGGAGGTGCTGCGCTCATCCAGAATGTCGTCAACAATGCCACCGTCCCGGTTATCGAAACGGGCGCAGGCGTATGCCATACCTATATTGACGAAACGGCGGCGCCGGAGATGGCGAAAAAAATCGCCGTGAACGCAAAGGTGCAACGTCCGTCCGTCTGCAACGCCATGGAAACGCTGCTCGTACACCGCAAATTTGCCGAAGCGCATTTGCGCGAATTGGCGGACGCGCTTTTGTCCGAGCATGTGGAATTACGGGGCGACGAACAGTCGCGAAAACTCGTGCCGGACATGAAGGCCGCCACGGAAGAAGACTGGGCGACTGAATATAACGACTATATTTTATCGGTCAAAACCGTGGAAAATCTCGATGAAGCATTGAACCATATTCGCAAATACGGCACCATGCATTCGGAATGCATCGTGACCGAGAATGCCGCCAACGCCGAACGGTTTCTGAACGAAGTGGACGCGGCCGCCGTTTATCATAATGCCTCGACGCGGTTTACAGACGGCTTTGAATTCGGTTTCGGCGCGGAAATCGGCATCAGCACGCAAAAGCTGCATGCCCGCGGCCCGATGGGCCTGCCGGCGTTAACCTCGACGAAATACGTGGTTTCCGGGCAGGGGCAGATTCGCATTTGA
- the proB gene encoding glutamate 5-kinase: MQRIVVKIGSSSLTTREGGLNRKQVDYFAAEIAELIRQGTQVLLVTSGAVAAGYMSIGYKERPKILAAKQASAAVGQALLMQAYQEAFSRFGLPVAQLLLTRSDFSNRKRATNALMTIEVLLQKKAVPIINENDTISVDELKFGDNDTLSALTANLVKAQHLLIVTDTDGLYSADPRKNANATRIGQVDEINEAIMRIAGGAGSAVGTGGMRSKIEAARIAMRGGVPAFVGTAAEPGDLLRALKGQGKGTYFHTHSETLPMKKQWVGFLSKPQGTIQIDQGAEKALLFGGKSLLPAGVIAVTGEFHPGDVVEVQNAQKQTIGRGVSNYASWQIRAVAGMSLKEAQKRVDAHPAEVIHRDEWFAFNH, translated from the coding sequence ATGCAGCGCATCGTCGTCAAAATCGGCAGCAGTTCGCTGACAACCCGGGAGGGCGGCCTCAACCGGAAACAGGTGGATTATTTCGCCGCGGAGATCGCCGAACTGATCAGGCAGGGAACGCAGGTTTTGCTTGTGACCTCTGGAGCCGTTGCCGCCGGTTATATGTCGATCGGGTACAAAGAGCGCCCGAAAATTCTGGCGGCAAAGCAAGCTTCCGCAGCCGTCGGGCAAGCGCTGCTGATGCAAGCGTACCAGGAGGCGTTTTCCCGCTTCGGGCTGCCAGTAGCGCAGCTTCTGCTTACCCGGTCGGATTTTTCCAACCGCAAACGGGCGACGAACGCCCTGATGACAATCGAAGTGCTCTTGCAAAAAAAGGCGGTTCCGATCATCAACGAAAACGACACGATCTCCGTCGACGAACTGAAATTCGGCGACAACGATACGTTAAGCGCCCTGACCGCCAATCTGGTCAAAGCGCAGCACCTGTTGATCGTCACCGATACGGACGGGCTGTATTCCGCGGATCCGCGGAAAAACGCCAATGCTACCCGGATTGGACAGGTTGACGAGATCAACGAAGCGATTATGCGGATCGCGGGCGGCGCCGGCAGCGCTGTCGGCACCGGCGGCATGCGTTCCAAGATCGAAGCGGCGCGGATTGCCATGCGCGGCGGCGTCCCCGCGTTCGTAGGCACAGCGGCCGAACCCGGGGATTTATTGCGTGCCCTTAAGGGCCAAGGAAAAGGAACGTATTTCCATACTCATTCGGAAACTCTCCCGATGAAAAAACAATGGGTCGGTTTTTTGTCGAAGCCGCAAGGTACGATCCAGATCGACCAGGGCGCGGAAAAAGCGCTGCTCTTTGGCGGCAAAAGCCTGCTGCCGGCCGGCGTGATCGCCGTGACCGGCGAGTTTCATCCGGGCGATGTCGTTGAAGTCCAAAACGCGCAGAAGCAGACGATCGGACGCGGCGTCAGCAATTACGCATCCTGGCAAATCCGCGCGGTAGCCGGCATGTCCTTGAAAGAGGCGCAAAAGCGGGTCGACGCCCACCCCGCGGAAGTCATCCACCGGGACGAATGGTTTGCGTTCAATCATTAA
- a CDS encoding acetate kinase, producing MKILVINAGSSSLKYQLYDMTNESVLAKGKVERIGMESAIVSHEPTGGEEIRKVREVLDHTAAIRRVIDMLTKSEHPVLQSIDEIDAVGHRVVHGGETFAQSVLITPEVKQEIRRLFDLAPLHNPAHMMGIVAVEQNLPNVPQAAVFDTAFHQTMPKQSYLYAIPTVLYRKHQIRRYGFHGTSHEYVSQRAAAFLGKPLESLKMITCHIGNGVSCTAILGGKSFDTSMGMTPLEGLMMGTRSGDLDPAIVPFTMAKEDLTINEVNSMLNKHSGLLAVSGISSDMREIVKAMQDGDRKAELAFQMYEYRLRKYIGAYAAAMNGVDALVFTAGVGENSVELRKAICTQLTYLGLEFDEAANEQKTGGERRISTANSRVQALVIPTNEELVIARDTFRLVTAAQNGQ from the coding sequence ATGAAAATTCTCGTTATTAACGCAGGCAGTTCTTCGCTCAAATATCAGTTGTACGACATGACGAACGAATCGGTGCTGGCAAAAGGCAAAGTGGAACGGATCGGGATGGAGTCGGCGATTGTCTCGCACGAGCCTACGGGCGGCGAAGAAATCCGCAAAGTGCGCGAAGTTTTGGACCACACCGCGGCGATCCGCCGCGTTATCGACATGCTGACGAAATCCGAACACCCGGTGTTACAGTCGATCGATGAAATCGATGCCGTCGGGCATCGCGTGGTGCACGGCGGCGAAACGTTCGCGCAGTCGGTGTTGATTACTCCGGAAGTAAAGCAGGAAATCCGCCGGCTGTTCGATTTGGCGCCGCTGCATAACCCGGCGCATATGATGGGGATCGTTGCTGTCGAGCAAAATTTGCCGAATGTGCCGCAGGCGGCTGTGTTTGACACCGCTTTTCACCAAACGATGCCGAAACAATCGTATTTATACGCCATTCCGACTGTTTTGTATCGCAAGCACCAAATTCGCCGGTACGGATTCCACGGCACTTCGCATGAGTATGTGAGCCAACGCGCGGCGGCGTTTTTGGGCAAACCGCTGGAAAGCCTGAAAATGATCACTTGCCATATCGGCAACGGCGTTAGCTGCACCGCCATACTGGGAGGCAAATCGTTCGATACGAGCATGGGGATGACTCCGCTGGAAGGCCTGATGATGGGCACGCGCAGCGGCGATCTGGACCCGGCGATCGTGCCCTTTACGATGGCGAAAGAAGACTTGACAATCAATGAGGTCAACTCCATGTTGAACAAACATAGCGGCCTGTTGGCGGTTTCGGGCATCTCCAGCGACATGCGGGAAATCGTCAAGGCGATGCAGGATGGCGATCGCAAGGCGGAACTTGCTTTCCAAATGTACGAGTATCGCCTGCGCAAGTATATCGGCGCATACGCGGCCGCGATGAACGGCGTAGACGCCTTGGTGTTTACCGCGGGCGTCGGCGAAAACTCGGTGGAATTGCGCAAAGCGATCTGCACGCAGTTGACCTATTTGGGCCTGGAGTTTGATGAAGCGGCAAACGAGCAAAAGACAGGCGGGGAACGGCGGATATCGACGGCAAATTCGCGCGTACAGGCACTCGTTATTCCCACCAATGAAGAATTGGTCATCGCCCGGGACACATTCCGCCTGGTCACAGCCGCCCAAAACGGGCAATGA
- a CDS encoding DUF421 domain-containing protein, with protein sequence MPDWMGIALRTLLAVIVLFAMTKLLGKRQISQLSLFEYITGITIGDTAAYVALEMGTAWYLGLISLFVWVAVSLGIEFLQLKSKKVRDFVDGKGTVLIKDGKLLEDNLKKERLTVDELLALLRKKSVFNTADVEFAVMEPSGEVNVLVTKENKPLTPKDLGIKTGPEQETQMVIADGEILDEPLATIGLNREWLKTELDKLGVAVENVFLGQVDSYGQLYVDLYDDNIKVPAPQQKAALLATLKKCEADLEMFGLSVDDLLVKKMYESCSQKLQQVIADVKPLLVR encoded by the coding sequence GTGCCTGACTGGATGGGAATAGCGCTTCGCACCTTACTGGCGGTAATCGTGTTATTTGCAATGACCAAACTGCTGGGAAAACGCCAAATATCGCAGCTTTCCCTGTTTGAGTATATAACCGGGATTACGATCGGCGATACGGCGGCGTATGTGGCGTTGGAAATGGGGACGGCCTGGTATTTGGGGCTTATTTCGTTATTCGTATGGGTCGCGGTTTCGCTCGGCATCGAATTTTTGCAGTTGAAAAGCAAAAAAGTCCGGGATTTTGTCGACGGCAAGGGAACCGTTTTAATCAAGGACGGCAAGCTGTTGGAGGACAATTTGAAAAAAGAGCGGCTTACGGTCGATGAATTGCTGGCATTGTTGCGCAAAAAGAGCGTGTTTAACACCGCCGATGTGGAATTTGCGGTGATGGAGCCGAGCGGTGAAGTAAACGTGTTGGTGACAAAAGAAAACAAACCGCTCACGCCAAAAGATTTGGGGATCAAAACAGGGCCCGAGCAGGAGACGCAAATGGTCATCGCCGACGGCGAGATTTTGGACGAGCCGCTTGCAACGATCGGCTTGAACCGCGAATGGTTGAAAACGGAACTGGACAAACTGGGCGTGGCTGTCGAAAATGTGTTTTTGGGCCAGGTGGACAGCTATGGCCAGTTATACGTCGATCTCTACGATGACAACATCAAAGTGCCTGCTCCCCAGCAAAAGGCGGCGCTCTTGGCCACTTTAAAAAAATGCGAAGCCGACCTGGAGATGTTCGGGCTGTCGGTTGACGATCTGCTTGTCAAGAAAATGTACGAATCTTGTTCGCAGAAGCTGCAGCAGGTCATTGCGGATGTGAAGCCGCTGTTGGTCCGATAG